A segment of the Lycium barbarum isolate Lr01 chromosome 7, ASM1917538v2, whole genome shotgun sequence genome:
TGTAACAGCTCCACCAACTTACAAGGTAAATGACTTATGTATTCGATCGCCTTGGCATGAATCCGGACTGGTTCTCGAAAATAGACACACTCCTTGTCACCCTCGCTTCCACCACTCTTTTCCAAACTTTCATAGAATGGCTTAACAGCTTGATACCCCTATAATTTTTCAGTTTTGGATatcacccttgttcttgtacaacggGATCATCATACTGCACCTATATTCTTCGGGCATCTTTGTCGTCCtaaaaataacattaaacaaCCAAGTAAGCCACAACAAGACTGACTCGTCCGCACCCTTCCAAAATTTCACCGGAATCTTGTCTGGTCTGGTCACTCTTCCTCGATTCATCTTATACATCGCCCCCTCCACCTCTTCAACCTTTACAATATTCAAAATCTCGAAGACTCTTAGAGTGCTCCAAATCACCCAGCACAATGTTCCCGTCCCCCTCTTCGTTCAAGAATGAAATATTCCTAATGTTCTAAAAGTAGTCCTTTATTTTAGTCTTAAGGAAAAAAGACTTTCTGTTATATTGAAAAACAGATCTAAATTTAGGTAAATTAATAGCTTGGGTTTGTGCTAATTTATAAAAACATATACTTGGGACAAATAggataaacaaataaaaaatgtGAATATTTCTTACTAATGTTATAAAGTGACTTTTTCGACAAGtaggataaataaataaaaagtatgTAATTATTTCTTACTAATATTATAAAGTGACTTTTTTATAGTCGAAATAAAGTGATTTTTTGATTAGTAATATcttcttgatttatttcattATTGGAAATGTATTTATCAATCAATTTATTTGTTGTGTCAAGAAAGAGTTTGTGTATTAATTATGAGAATATTAATTAAACCATTCTTCTTCCTCCAACAGGTATATCCTATGTTAATGGTGAAGAGTGGATTTTGCAAAGGAAAATAGTGGTTCCTGAATTATCAAAATTGAAGCTTGGTCATGCACTATATCGTTGGCTAAATCCAGCGATCAAGAATGGTTTATTACCAATCTTAGACAAGGCTtcaaaacagaacatttcagtaGACTTACAAGATTTAATGATTCGTTTTGGCACTGATAACATTTTTGGACTTACTCTAGGCAAAATTTTGAATATTTTAACCATAGAACTTCCTGAGGATAATAAAATTGCACTTGCCATGGATACAACTCTAAAATCAGTTTTCAAAAGATTGTTCTACCCCAATTTCATGTGGAAATTTATGAGATTTTTGTCCATTGGATCTGAAAAAAGCCTAAAGAAAAGCCTCCACATTTTGAACAATTACATAACTGAGGCACTAGATGAACGTGTAAGTAGAACAAAAACTTCTAATTCAAATACTGATGATCTATTATTGGCATTCATGAAAAAATTGGAAGCAAATGGACACATTTTGCAGAGGACTGCTATTAAGAGTACAATTCTTGACATTTTATTAGCGGGACGAGATTCTGTTGCTACATGTATTAGTTGGTTTTTTTGGCTCGTTATGAACAACCCACACGTTGAAAAAAAGATCGTGGATGAAATTATAGTGGTGTTAAGGAAAACTCGAGTAGAAGACATGACCGGCTCTAAGGTAAAACCATTGCTTTAGGCTCCAAAAATTACTATTACATATAGCGTATACTTTATATTGTTATCATCAAACAAAAGTTCGAAAAGTTCATGTCTGTTCTAACAAGAACACTATCAAATTTTCTTTCTTATATTCctttatttttcatatttgtGATGATTTCGCTTTTCTAATTTTTGAATTATATAATTTCTCCTTGTCTTGTTTGGTTGATTCATAGATCAGAAAGTAGGTATTTTGTCTCTTTAGTATATAAATCTTATGAAATAAGTTGAAGGCTTGAAGCCTGTTATCATAATTTGACTTTAGGCCACAAATTTTATTGAGCAGCTGCTGGGAGAAGACACACAAAAATGGATGGAAGAGCCATTGTCATATGAAGAAATCAATAGTTTGGTTTATCTTCATGCGACCTTGCTAGAAACACTACGTTTATATCCTTCAGTTCCGAGAATTGTGAGGTATGCGATATCTGATGATATTCTTGCAGATGGAACTTACGTACCAGCTGGTTCAGACATCATTTTATCAATATACTCCGTGGGAAGAATGAAATCCGTATGGGGAGAAGATTGTTTGGAATTCATACCAGAACGATGACTCTCTGCAGATAAAACAAGAATCGAAAGGCCTGAAGATGGGTACAAGTTTGCAGTATTTAATGGGGGATCAAGAACATGCATAGGGAAATACTTAACATTTCTTGAAATGAAATCTGCAGCTTCAGCTATATTACTTCGTTACAAATTATCTCCAGTTCTTGGTCATCAAGTTGTGCCTAAACTCTTCTTCACCCTATCCATGAAAAATGGGCTTAAAGTGAACTTGAAACGTCGCGATCTTGGCACTATATAATTTAAGTCTTTATGAATGAAAAGAAACAATAAACATCACTTGGATGGTAGTTAGGTAaattagttgagtgactttttcgTTACACAAAATATAGCTTAGTGACTTTGGTTGTATAAAGTGAAAGTTGATTAGtcatccatttctcttccttaaAAGTATGGTTTGCTATATTGTAGTCTCATGTATGTGTAATAAAAATAATAGCTGTTTACTTAATGTTTTGAGAGTATAAAGTGACAGGCTATTAAAAGACATGGATTTGGTGGCTTTAATTTCATCCCGAATTTGAAATTATTCTCAAAAGATCTCGATGTTTCGATGAAGTTAATAATTTCAGCCTTGTCGGATTCTTCAAAAATGCAAAACTATTGGAGGATTCTGAAACGTGCTTGAGGCATTTATGAAGGACGCGAGCAACATAGGTCAGAGATGATGCCCTGCACTTATAGATAGAGGGGTTTCAAGAAATGATGCTTTGCAAGCCTAGCAAAGGCACAAACGTTTTTATACTCAGTATAGAGAATGAATATTCTTGTAGGGATCTAAGGTTGAGTCAATTGTAGTTCTCTCTCCGtgtcaatttatatgacactcttttctttttagtcagtctaaaaaagaatgacacatttatatatttagtaacaatttaactttaaaaatacttatttacccttaatgaaatgatttactgccacacaaatatctatgactcaTTTTGGATCGCAAATtttaaaaatcttcctttctcTCTTAAACTCTGTGTCCAGTCAAACACCCtggcataaattgggacagagggagtaactaATTATGACAATATTCTGAAGGATAATTTATTACTGATTAGGACAACATTTGAAGGGTAATTTTCAGTGACTCAGTAGCATAAAGCACCACTTCAGCATCAGTACCACATGAATATGGGAATAGCTACTCCACAATAGCATATCATTCTTATATAAAATGCCAATTTTttaatatgaaatgcatatgtaGGCTATCTGGTAACAATTTCAATAACTTGGGTTGTTTTATACCAAGGAGTGGCCCAAGTTGGATACCGTGCCAATTTCTCAGGGGCAATTTGCAGGTTTGaccttcgctggggtggtctttaatttttggccctcaaattggtggtctttaacttttgtccttcgctaaaaattcTTTGGTTTCTGGTTCGAACTCCTgcttaatcaattttttttaaaaaaaatcgcaaggtagagtttggatttgcaagacagagttttgccttcaaaactctgtcttaaggtAGAATTTGCATGCACAGAATTTTGCATTGCGAATCCAAAcatctgtcttgcgatttttttttttactgagctggggttcgaacccacaacttcGGAATATTAGAAgaagggaaaaacttaaagaccacccccaatgaaggccaatccgcgcaaaaaaatgatttcTCAACATGTTTGGGTATGAGAAACAATACTAGACAATATGAAAGTGACATGGTGAGCGGGATAGCTATTAATTTGACAAGCATCTAAGATatcattttaatatatttttgaaaatgatTTAGTGTCACTTTAGAATCAATCCCAAACTAAAGTGCCATAACTAAAGGATATTAGCTCATCTTGAGAATAAGAATCCTTTTTAATGTCAAAGCTTATCTTCAGTAAGCATATTTAGATAATGACATTCACCAgtagaaaaaagaaaacaaataatgatACTATTCATTAAAAAAGGGATTTTTACACATTGCCGGATTCACTATTTTTTTTATAGCTGgtatacatacattatacattaattatacatgGTTATACACATATTTTACGTGGACTTTTCATGTATTATACATCTGCCGATAATTTTATATTAATTTGTTGGGGGCACATTTATTTAGACTAATTCTTCATTAAGAAAGAAGGACAAGCTCTTAAGCAAATAGTTGGTAGAAATACAAGCTACAATGAAGCTAACATGGTTATTTGTACAAAAAAGCTATGAGTACTACAAGAACATATGCAAAATGAGCCTGTCTCATATGGAAAGGAAGCATCATGGTCACACCTAGAACAATCAAAATAAGGTGTCAACAGATTCGAACTTCTCCTAGAATAGTTTTTGGTTTGAAATCAACGCTTTAAAATCTAAAGTTTACTCTTGAGGCTGGAAATGTACGAGGTGGTTAACAGTACCAACTTAGCATTCCATGATCCGCTAATTAACAATAGATGTTTATAGCATTCCATGATCCGCTAATTAACAATAGATGTTTAAGTCTATCGAAGCCTACGTTACTCATCCATTATCAAAAAGTGAAATCCGATCCCCGGGCCCTTCCCACATGTCAAGTTGGACTTCTCCGGGAAGTTGCTTCGGAGTACATCCACCTTTACATAGTCAAGAATGATGCCCCGCACCTAAGGTACAAAGGGTTTTCAAGAAATGTTATGATTCTTAATCATCATAGTCAGACATGATAGGACCATAAGTTAGTGTAACTTGTAACTTATTATGACAACATTTTGAACTTTGAAAGATAACTTTCAGTGATTCAGTAGCATTAAGTACCacatgaatatgggaatagtTAATTTATAATAGCATTTCATTCTCAAGATTAAAGTTGAACAATGATTTGAAAAGATCTAAAACAAGATATAATATAGCAGACTTAATATTGCTGCGGACAGAACATACTTACATACTCCTTTACTTTACATCAAAACATTCTATTCGTGACAAAAAAAACATCAACTTCTTAACACAAATCAACTGAAATAAACAAAGATACTTTACAATATACTTATGCTTCATAATTTTCTAATCATGTCTAAATATTGGCATATTCTAGTTCAAGAACATTATTAGCCTTGTTTCTTCAAACCAGATACAATTTTTAATGCTTCTTCCATTGATGGCCTATCCGAGGGTCTAACTCTGGTGCAAAGTGAAGCAACTTCAAGAACCAGTTTTATTTCCTCTCGGACCGAGATCGATGGAGCAACATCATTCTCATCCAAAACCTCTCTCAAAAGAACTTCCTTCGAGGTGTTCTGTAAGCTTGTTGCTGCATTTGACAGCTTTCCGTTTGTTAAGATTTCAAGAATGACCTCACCAAAGTCGTATATGTCCCTGTGAAGTTCTGCCTTTATAGCTCGTTCGATTTCACCTGTTCGACGCAATTAAACAAGATTTACAACTAGTAATCAGGAATTTAAGCTAATAACTTATGTCATTCAAATTAAGATCATTAATTAGAATAGAAGGGAGCTTTAGAGCAATGGTAAAGTTGTCTCATGCAGACTACATCTTCTACAAGAACTAAAAAGTATAAGTGCATACCTGCTTCATTTCCAACTCTTGCTACCGATGGTCCATTATTTAATTGAATCAAGAATTTAACCCCGAATTCGGTCAAATGAGGTTCCATGTTTTCATCAAACACAATGTTATCTGCCTTCAAATCCCCATGAGGAATCGCGAGGTCGCAATCATGATGGAGGAAACACAGTCCCCTAGCAATTGCCAAGATGATTTTATACTTGATCACCCAATCTCTCTTCGTCCTGATCCTTTCCGCCAAATTTCCATTAGGCAAGTAATCATACAACAGGTAAGCCATACGTTTGTTGTAGCAAAATCCCAACAATCTGGTCAAATTCTTGTGCCTTGCATTGCCCATCCTCGATATCAAGTCCAACATAACATTCATTCTCTTGGGCCTCCATTCAATCTTCTTCACCAAGACGGTAATTCCCGTTGGCAAAACAGCTTTGCAACAATCAGAACCTCCTAAAGGCGGCACCATCTCTGTGGCTTCTTCGATAGAATTGAAGCTCCTCAAAACATCATTCGCTGTAAACTGAGGAAGTCCACTGAAAGAAACCATTTTCCACTGCCCTTTACCTCTTCTTCTGAAGTAAAATACACCAAAAACTGCAGCTGTAATAGCCAATACTATGATGCCACAGGTTATAAGAACCCAAGCCAGCTTTTGTGTCCTTCTGCTTCCTGACTCTAGTGTGTTCGGTCCACGACAAGGCTCCCAGAGGGTCCCACAAAGCTTAGGATTACCCAAAAAGGCGCTACTATCCACCGTCTTCAAAGGAATCCAACCCGAGAGATCGTTGAAGGACACATTGAGAAGTTGTAAGCTGGAAGAGCTACCAAACTTGGCCGGAATTGAACCGCTAAAACTATTGTGTGACAAGTCTACAACACTAATAACGGGAAGGCTAGCAAGTTCAATAGGTATTTGACCAGTTAAGTTATTGTTGGCCAAGTCTAAGCTCACAAGATTTTGGCAATTGCTTATACTTTGTGGGATAATCCCGGAAACATTGTTCATACTCAATTCAAGAACCAGTAAGGATTTGCAGGATCCAAAAGGAGGAAAATCTCCTGAAATGCTACAATTGGTAGCTGAGAAATTCTGTAATGAGTACAAAGACAATGTCTTTTCCGAGATTATGCCTCCAAGATTTGGATTATGAGACACATTGAAGTATTGAAGCTTGGAAGCTAAGGCGATATTACTAGGAATCCCTCCACTGAACTTATTTCTAGACATATCAATATATGACAAATCAGGGAAATTGCTAAAGTTCAAAGAGATATCACCTGAGAATGAATTGTCTTCTATACGGATTCGAACAAGAGAGGAACAATTGGAAAGTGATGGAGAAAGTCCACCAGTGAAATTATTAGAAAAAAGAATCAACCTTTCTAACACCCCATTTGAACATATACTTGGTGGAATGCTACCAACAAGATAGTTTGTTGAAACATCTAAATATTTCAGCTTTGAATATTTGCCTAAGTCTTTTGGCAGTGAACCtgaaaaaaaattgtcccatatATTAAGTGAATCAAGAAGTGGAAGCTTAGCAATTCCTTCAGGAACAGTTCCTCTTAAGTCATTGTACATAAGACTAAGAAGTTTTAGATTTTTCAACTCTGAGAAACTCTCAGGGACTGGACCTGAAAGCAAATTATCAGAAAGATCCAAACTTGATAATGATATGAGTTTTCCAAACTCCCATGGAATTTTACCACTAAGTTGGTTTCTGAACAAGAAAAGTGATTCAAGATTTGTTACATTACTGAGCTCTTTCGGTATCGAACCAGATAAGTTTGCACTAGCAATATCAAGATACTGAAGTTTACTCatattcccaaattcccaaggAATGCTTCCTTCATATGAGTTATAACCAATCTCCATATGAGTAACTGTTTTCAACATCCCTAATTCTGGTGGAATTTTACCACTTAGTGAATTTCCAGCTAAGTGAATGAAATCAAGATTCTTGAATGAGCCATACTCAGAAGGGATTTGTCCACTGAAATAACTCCCTGCAAAATTCAGTACCTGTTGGGATCAAATAACAAGGTGTCAAATATTAACActacaaaaaaaattgaaatttgcaTATTAGCTAATCCGTTCCTAAACTGCTCGTAGCTAACAGAATCCGTCGCTAATCCAATGCTAAATAGGATCAGCGACATATTTTGTTGTTTAGCTACAGAATTTGTCCGTCACTAAttcctgtttttttagtagttaaTAAGGAAGAGACATTTTTCACCAAGAAAAGTAAATCTAATTATGATACAAAATCAGGGTAGACCTTAACAGTACCTTGAGTGACTCAATTTCTGAAGCATCTTTAGGCAAAGGACCTGAAAAGCTGTTACTAAAAGCATCAAGAATCACAAGAGAATCAAGATTTGAAATCCCACTTGGGAAATGACCAGAAAAATTGTTCCTGCTAATATCCAAGCTTTTTAAATTAGTCAACTTGAAAATCCCAACAGGTAGTTTCTCAGAAAATGAGTTGTGACTCAAATTTAGATCAACAACATCACTAAAAACACTAAACTGACTATCTGAAAAAACCCCACCAAGATTTTTAACTGAAATATCCAAACCAATGATCAAAGATGAATTTCCATTACACTTCACACCAGACCAAGAACATGCATGAATTCTACTATCAGTAGTAGAATTAGAAGGCAAAATCCAATCACTTAGActgttggaattatcaagaatatCAGATTTTAAGCTCAAGAGTGCTTGTGTAAAAGGATCAACAGATAAAACTGGTACAACAAgaatcaaagaaagaaaaatcaagaaagtaGACGTGATATACAAAGGCTGATAAAGTATTATCACCAttggaaaagaagaagaaaaaccaaCACAAGAAAATATCAAAAATAAAATGTGTCACCACCCTTATGTGCGCTGCTAGTACTAGTATTCCACCAGTTCTTTTCTTGCATTGGGACTagagaaagtttttttttttttttttttggaggaataaaaaaaaaaaaaaaaaaaaaagatcttgaTTAGTTGAAATAAGAAACAAACAAGGGGACCAtgtaggggtcgtttggtttgaagacAACTAATGTTGGAATTAATTGTGTTGGGATTAGTTATTttgatattattatttttattggtTGTTTGATTTATTGTATTAAAAGTAACTTgaagaaaaaattatttgtttgcAAAAATATCAGTCACTTTATTTAGTAGAAAAGGAATTTGAGGGACCTCAGTGTTATTTTTGTGATTTTCATTATTTTATTCTGGAATAACTAATTATGAGATTGTTATTTCACTCTCTGTCAGAAATAACTTATCCCAATACTATTTTTAATATCAAACAAAAGATaaaattatattaaatttttatttcaaGACTATCCATTGTATCAAACGACCGCTTAGGCAATTATTTGTTTATTTAGGACTGTGTTTGCCATTAGAGGATAAATTCAAGaacttttttctttttgcctAAATTTTTGGGTGAGTGAGAAAAGAAGGCAAATGGGGACAATGAAGCATCATTCTTTTTTATCTGCCTTTTTATCAATTCAATCCAAATCCATGCACAAACGGTTATGAATAGGGGCGGATTTAGAGGGTGTCGAAcaaaaaaattatattgtatatacAGGATAGATTTCTTGAGTTTAcgtatatatattaatttttaaatatcaTGAATAAATGAAAAATGTTAGTTCAAGTGGTCCAGGGTGTTTAAGGGACaatattattttttgtatttagtttttattgtttttttttaaccCCTTGAGTGAAAATTTTGAATCCGTGACTGATTATGAAATCCAACTTTTCTTGGAATTTTACTTGGTGCAATTATTCTGGTCAATTAAACTGGAAAAATAGTGAAACGCTGTATCTGAGGTAATTAATGATGTGACAGTCAAGAAAAATGTTTCTAAGTTTCTTGGGTTTTTAATTGAAGTATTTTTAAACCTTCATCTGTACTTCATTACTTACAAGTTGTCCATGAACTAGACAATATCATAAAAATGGTCAATGCAAgaaagggtaaatttggaatgaTAAAGTCCAATTTAAAGGCAGGTTTCTTAGATGGAATTATGTTATATGTACTACATTAGAGTCAACGACGAAGACATGATTTTTTCCCAAGGAAACTCGATATTtattatatgtacataaaatatacaatttGATTTTTCTATGAAACTCCCTTCCATCCCTTTAGCGCTGTCCCTGATTAGAATGTTTATTATTTTTGCATTACTGTGTCGTTTATCAATTGTAAGAGATTATTTTTCCTTCAGATTATGTAGCTAGCTCTTAAGTGGTAAGAGATGAGTTTAAATGGAGCGCAAGAGCATGGTGATTCATACAACTGTTGTCAATTTGCTAGTTATGATTATAGGACGTTCACTCTAAAGTAATTTGATAATATAAAAAGAGTTTTGGTGTGATCTAACAGTTAATGAAAAATGAGATTTAATTTCAACTGAAATGAAAAACTGCTAGCTAGATGATTCTTTTTTATATGGTCAAAGTTTTAGTAGACAGAGTTATTCAATACGTAAAAATTGACCTAAATAccaattatattaaaaaaaaaaagtagggtAAGGCATAAGTACTCCACAAAGATGTACTCTAGTGGTTAGATGGGTATGCAATCAATTACTAGTGTCATAAGTATGTATCTTACTCTTTGAAGCAATTGGAGAGGGCCACAAAAGGGTAGTGATTAGAGGTGTCAAAATGGGTTGGCCCAGCCCAATTCAACCCAATCTAAAGGGTTAAAGAATTAAATGGATTAGGACGGGCTGGGTTGACCCTTTTAATTGAAGGGCGTGCAAAATGGTAGTCCAACCCAGCCCTAAGCAGATCGCGGGTTAAGACTAGTCAAccctttaagttttttcgtcttccgaaataacattttctaagtgatttttgatacaatttgaacatgaaactgTTGCCAATATGAATAGAATCTTCTACCACCCATTCTTGCGCAAATTCatatcataaaagaaaaaattcaagagaataaatataaattattatttttaatcaccaattcagatcacgttcaaagaaattaaatataatataaattctaagactaaaaagtattaTTCCAGTTTCTACTACTTAATAGTGACTAGTaagtacatttttttttcatttcttcttatttttttatttaatttacttttatttttttaaaactaattaatttattattcttttctgaCCTCGTGGGCTGACCTCAGGCCAAGAGGTCGGCCGGCTAAGAAAAGTTGAATTTTTGAGCCTCACTTCAATGATTCTTTTCCAACATAATTATTTTAAGCAGATAAAGCTGTTAGTCATGATTGTTTTGCATTATTTGCTGATGGGACTTAAGCAACTTACTGTAAATTAATTATTCAAGAGCATAATTAAGTACTATTTAGGAATATATGCAATGATTACTAGCTAGGACATACCAAACATCAAACCTagcccttgttttttttttttttttttaaacaaaaccATTTTTCCTCCACGATGGGTTACGAATGACAATATTTTTGCTTATTTTCCTTCATATTTTAACAAAGAGGATGAGGGGGCTAAACAAGGTGCTAAATAATGATTACTGAGAATGTGTTGGTATGGATAGAATCTGTCCGTCCTTAATTAAAAATTTTAGATTTGAGCCGTGAAAATAAAGAAACCTTCAAAAGGGAGCGCTTCACCTTTAATAGACCTTACATGATAAATCTGAATTAATTGAGCCCGTGAATTACGTACGTATAGCATatgattataaaaaataaaataaaaagttataAATGGTGAGGAAACCCTACAAGGCTGCAACCAAGGGTCTAATCAAGTAATCAGTAAAGTTACTTGAGAATCATATTGAAGTCTTATGTTTAAATCGCAAAGAAATTAGTAGGTAATTTAGTTCTATCTATCCAAGTCTTAATGGGAGGTACCAAGTATCTCGAAAATCATATttatatgtatttcatttttgtttggtaattattttttgtaaaatcccaaaaaaaaaggCCTAACTGCTCAAAATTGATAATAGAAACAAATTATGGAATTTCAAACACTAAAAAAGTTTGATGACTCAATTTTTATCAAATTATGAACAGCCTTGCTTGACTCGTCTCGAGCCTTCATCCTTTCGTGTCATTGAAGCCAAAATGGAgtatagtctttttttttttttttaatttctcatccGGTGTTTGATATCATATTGGAGTTTGACGTGGCGTGTAGGGTCCTTTCAATGGAAGCATAGGACTCGAACACAAGGTTTTTTATTAAGGAAAAAACAGTCTCATCCGCTGAACCATATCCTCTGATGATAAATTGAATTATAGTTAAGTAGTTACTCCATTCTAATTTATGTGATGCATTTGGTTGAGTATAATATTTTCTAACCTTCTAATTTAAAATATCGTAGATACTTGTGATACAACATCCTTATCATTGATAAAACGAGAAATTCATGGTTAAATATTTCTAAATAATGAATTGCTccttctatttcaatttatgtgttttatttttctttttaaaaaaattagactTAGTATTTTCTAATGCCTGATTTGATATCTC
Coding sequences within it:
- the LOC132603053 gene encoding cytochrome P450 86A1-like, yielding MIRFGTDNIFGLTLGKILNILTIELPEDNKIALAMDTTLKSVFKRLFYPNFMWKFMRFLSIGSEKSLKKSLHILNNYITEALDERVSRTKTSNSNTDDLLLAFMKKLEANGHILQRTAIKSTILDILLAGRDSVATCISWFFWLVMNNPHVEKKIVDEIIVVLRKTRVEDMTGSKLLGEDTQKWMEEPLSYEEINSLVYLHATLLETLRLYPSVPRIVRYAISDDILADGTYVPAGSDIILSIYSVGRMKSVWGEDCLEFIPER
- the LOC132603054 gene encoding leucine-rich repeat receptor-like protein kinase TDR, producing MVIILYQPLYITSTFLIFLSLILVVPVLSVDPFTQALLSLKSDILDNSNSLSDWILPSNSTTDSRIHACSWSGVKCNGNSSLIIGLDISVKNLGGVFSDSQFSVFSDVVDLNLSHNSFSEKLPVGIFKLTNLKSLDISRNNFSGHFPSGISNLDSLVILDAFSNSFSGPLPKDASEIESLKVLNFAGSYFSGQIPSEYGSFKNLDFIHLAGNSLSGKIPPELGMLKTVTHMEIGYNSYEGSIPWEFGNMSKLQYLDIASANLSGSIPKELSNVTNLESLFLFRNQLSGKIPWEFGKLISLSSLDLSDNLLSGPVPESFSELKNLKLLSLMYNDLRGTVPEGIAKLPLLDSLNIWDNFFSGSLPKDLGKYSKLKYLDVSTNYLVGSIPPSICSNGVLERLILFSNNFTGGLSPSLSNCSSLVRIRIEDNSFSGDISLNFSNFPDLSYIDMSRNKFSGGIPSNIALASKLQYFNVSHNPNLGGIISEKTLSLYSLQNFSATNCSISGDFPPFGSCKSLLVLELSMNNVSGIIPQSISNCQNLVSLDLANNNLTGQIPIELASLPVISVVDLSHNSFSGSIPAKFGSSSSLQLLNVSFNDLSGWIPLKTVDSSAFLGNPKLCGTLWEPCRGPNTLESGSRRTQKLAWVLITCGIIVLAITAAVFGVFYFRRRGKGQWKMVSFSGLPQFTANDVLRSFNSIEEATEMVPPLGGSDCCKAVLPTGITVLVKKIEWRPKRMNVMLDLISRMGNARHKNLTRLLGFCYNKRMAYLLYDYLPNGNLAERIRTKRDWVIKYKIILAIARGLCFLHHDCDLAIPHGDLKADNIVFDENMEPHLTEFGVKFLIQLNNGPSVARVGNEAGEIERAIKAELHRDIYDFGEVILEILTNGKLSNAATSLQNTSKEVLLREVLDENDVAPSISVREEIKLVLEVASLCTRVRPSDRPSMEEALKIVSGLKKQG